In one window of Arachis ipaensis cultivar K30076 chromosome B06, Araip1.1, whole genome shotgun sequence DNA:
- the LOC107646067 gene encoding DEAD-box ATP-dependent RNA helicase 24: MSKRKFGFDGFGINRQSTYNFERSQAPQRLYVPPSSRHGHDNYEDTDLDNIDYDDNDAAGNDNKAAGDGGGGNNGGDEEIDPLDAFMEGIHEEMRTAVPPKPKEKAEDRYKDDEEDDPMESFLRAKKDLGLTLASEALHAGYDSDEEVYAAAKAVDAGMIEYDSDDNPIVLDKKKIEPIPALDHSSIDYEPFNKDFYEEAPSISGMSEQDVTEYRKSLAIRVSGFDVPKPIKTFEDCGFSQQIMGAIKKQGYEKPTSIQCQALPVILSGRDIIGIAKTGSGKTAAFVLPMIVHIMDQPELQKEEGPIGVICAPTRELAHQIYLESKKFAKAYGIRVSAVYGGMSKLEQFKELKAGCEIVVATPGRLIDMLKMKALTMTRATYLVLDEADRMFDLGFEPQVRSIVGQIRPDRQTLLFSATMPRKVEKLAREILSDPVRVTVGEVGMANEDITQVVHVIPSDAEKLPWLLEKLPEMIDQGDVLVFASKKATVDEIESQLAQRGFKVAALHGDKDQASRMETLQKFKAGVYHVLIATDVAARGLDIKSIKSVVNFDIAKDMDMHVHRIGRTGRAGDKDGVAYTLITQKEARFAGELVNSLIAAGQNVSMELMDLAMKDGRFRSKRDARKGGGKKGKGRGGGGGGGGGRGVRGVDFGLGIGYNPESNSASSNTPPSRSAAVNSLRTGMMSQFRSSFVAASSNSQNQGYTNNTSMAANKRPALRGFVSGGSIGGDITSHNNAASPSPAIAAVNSGGPNSGVNPAQNNSNSSKPRERRRPSGWDR; encoded by the exons ATGTCGAAGAGGAAGTTCGGATTTGACGGTTTCGGCATAAACCGCCAATCCACCTACAACTTCGAGCGATCCCAAGCTCCTCAGCGCCTCTACGTCCCTCCCTCTTCACGCCACGGCCACGACAATTACGAGGACACCGACCTCGACAACATCGATTACGACGACAACGACGCCGCCGGAAACGACAACAAAGCTGCCGGCGATGGCGGAGGTGGCAATAATGGTGGCGACGAGGAAATCGATCCGCTCGACGCCTTCATGGAAGGGATTCACGAAGAGATGAGGACGGCGGTGCCTCCGAAGCCAAAGGAGAAGGCGGAGGACAGGTACAAGGACGATGAGGAGGATGATCCAATGGAGAGCTTCTTGAGGGCGAAGAAGGACCTAGGGTTGACGTTGGCCTCGGAGGCTCTGCACGCTGGCTACGATTCTGATGAAGAGGTTTATGCTGCTGCTAAGGCTGTGGATGCCGGTATGATAGAGTATGATTCTGATGATAATCCTATAGTTCTTGACAAGAAGAAGATCGAACCCATTCCTGCACTTGATCACAGTTCTATTGATTATGAGCCCTTCAATAAGGATTTCTATGAGGAGGCACCTTCAATTTCAG GTATGAGTGAGCAAGATGTCACTGAATACCGGAAGAGTTTGGCTATTCGTGTGTCGGGATTTGATGTGCCTAAGCCAATAAAGACATTTGAGGACTGTGGGTTCTCTCAGCAAATTATGGGTGCTATAAAGAAACAAGGTTATGAGAAACCAACGTCTATACAGTGCCAAGCTTTACCAGTTATTCTTTCCGGTAGAGATATCATTGGCATTGCAAAAACTGGTTCTGGAAAAACTGCTGCTTTTGTGCTTCCTATGATTGTGCATATCATGGATCAGCCTGAGCTTCAGAAGGAAGAGGGTCCTATAGGAGTTATATGCGCACCTACAAGAGAATTGGCACATCAGATATATCTTGAGTCCAAGAAATTTGCAAAAGCATATGGTATACGTGTGTCTGCTGTCTATGGTGGAATGTCAAAACTTGAACAGTTCAAAGAACTCAAGGCAGGTTGTGAGATAGTAGTTGCCACCCCTGGGAGGTTGATAGACATGCTAAAAATGAAGGCATTGACAATGACTAGAGCAACTTACCTGGTGCTTGATGAGGCTGACCGGATGTTTGATCTTGGATTTGAGCCACAAGTAAGGTCCATTGTTGGTCAGATTAGGCCGGATCGCCAGACTTTACTTTTTTCTGCGACAATGCCTCGTAAAGTTGAAAAGTTGGCTAGAGAGATCCTTAGTGATCCTGTTAGAGTAACAGTTGGGGAGGTGGGAATGGCAAATGAAGACATTACTCAAGTTGTCCATGTAATTCCTTCTGATGCTGAAAAATTGCCTTGGCTTTTGGAGAAGTTGCCCGAGATGATCGATCAAGGTGATGTCCTAGTATTTGCTTCCAAGAAGGCTACTGTGGATGAAATTGAATCACAATTGGCTCAGAGAGGCTTTAAAGTTGCTGCCCTGCATGGTGATAAAGATCAAGCGTCTCGCATGGAAACTTTGCAGAAGTTTAAAGCTGGTGTCTACCATGTGCTTATTGCAACTGATGTTGCTGCTCGTGGTCTTGATATCAAGTCAATTAAATCTGTGGTGAACTTTGATATTGCAAAAGATATGGATATGCATGTCCATCGGATTGGGAGAACAGGCCGTGCTGGTGACAAGGATGGGGTTGCATACACTCTTATAACTCAAAAAGAAGCACGCTTTGCTGGCGAACTGGTTAATAGCTTGATTGCTGCTGGTCAGAATGTATCCATGGAGTTGATGGATCTTGCTATGAAG GATGGGAGGTTCAGGTCAAAACGTGATGCAAGAAAAGGAG GTGGGAAAAAAGGCAAAGGgagaggaggtggtggtggtggtggcggtggcCGGGGTGTGCGTGGAGTTGATTTTGGCCTTGGTATTGGATATAATCCCGAGTCCAACAGTGCTTCATCTAACACCCCTCCGAGCCGCTCTGCTGCTGTAAATTCTTTACGAACAGGAATGATGTCACAGTTTCGGAGTAGCTTTGTTGCTGCTTCCTCTAACTCCCAAAATCAAGGATATACTAACAATACAAGTATGGCTGCAAATAAGAGACCTGCACTTCGCGGTTTTGTATCTGGTGGATCAATTGGCGGGGATATAACTTCTCATAATAATGCTGCTTCACCCAGTCCTGCTATAGCAGCAGTAAACTCCGGTGGCCCAAATTCCGGTGTAAACCCTGCTCAGAACAACTCAAAcag CTCTAAACCCAGAGAAAGGAGGAGGCCATCAGGCTGGGATAGGTAG